Proteins from one Neodiprion fabricii isolate iyNeoFabr1 chromosome 5, iyNeoFabr1.1, whole genome shotgun sequence genomic window:
- the LOC124182960 gene encoding uncharacterized protein LOC124182960, with amino-acid sequence MMLWMVLVLVVASRVSWTPANAQCSQISFRKDPVYALTKRCTRSTATPISRRNLEDLKSCKEFAVSKKALAFNFRPKKYASNITISDNCIALECPMELHPQSTSFVKDSRFEYYSAYGGNVAYGHGIKASCLPTLGVFRLADTPSNYSTAREKCAAWGGKLAHVVSAVRTDLLATLMTGNISRAFVGLSSQGKERLWKNEFDELLDCFDFRGWAQREPHSRRGCVALGKDRAWRVVSCYASLPSLCEILPSASPQKLSPSIACGSLSGTGSMRKQVGQSVRNDTAHK; translated from the exons ATGATGCTCTGGATGGTCCTGGTGCTCGTCGTCGCGAGCCGGGTGAGCTGGACTCCGGCGAATGCTCAGTGCTCGCAGATTTCATTTCGCAAAGACCCGGTTTACGCCTTGACGAAACGATGTACCCGGTCGACCGCAACACCGATATCGAGACGTAATTTAGAGGACCTGAAAAGCTGCAAAGAATTTGCCGTTTCTAAAAAGGCTTTGGCGTTCAACTTTCGCCCGAAGAAATATGCCTCAAACATCACGATCAGCG ATAATTGCATCGCTTTGGAATGCCCGATGGAACTGCATCCTCAATCGACCAGTTTTGTCAAGGATTCGAGATTCGAATACTATAGCGCGTACGGCGGCAACGTGG CATATGGACATGGAATAAAAGCAAGCTGCCTACCAACATTAGGAGTGTTCAGGCTCGCAGACACCCCATCAAACTACAGCACAGCTCGCGAGAAGTGCGCAGCTTGGGGTGGAAAATTGGCGCATGTGGTCAGTGCTGTTCGCACAGATCTCCTAGCTACGTTGATGACCGGGAACATCAGCAGAGCGTTTGTAGGACTCAGCAGTCAAGGCAAAGAGCGGCTCTGGAAGAACGAGtttg ATGAGCTTCTGGACTGCTTCGATTTTCGGGGATGGGCACAGCGGGAGCCACACTCGAGACGAGGATGTGTTGCTCTGGGCAAGGACCGAGCGTGGAGAGTAGTATCGTGCTATGCCTCTTTGCCATCCCTCTGCGAAATACTGCCCTCAGCTTCACCGCAGAAATTGTCACCATCTATAGCCTGCGGCAGTCTCTCAGGTACAGGGAGTATGAGAAAACAAGTCGGTCAGTCTGTAAGGAATGATACAGCCCACAAGTAA
- the LOC124182961 gene encoding adenylate kinase isoenzyme 1, giving the protein MTVTLWVVGGPGCGKGTQCEKIVAKYGFLHLSSGDLLRDEVASGSPRGAQLQELMSQGLFVPSDVVLGLIKEKINKGKEDKVPGFLIDGYPRELSQGLEFEKEIGPVDLVLFFDVANETLTKRLLGRAASSGRVDDNEETIKKRIAVFNEKNGPIVEHYKDKVVKINAEGAVEDIFAEASKAIDAVNKV; this is encoded by the exons ATGACTGTTACACTGTGGGTCGTCGGCGGTCCCGGATGCGGGAAGGGCACCCAGTGCGAGAAAATCGTTGCAAAGTACGGCTTCCTTCATCTCAGCAGCGGTGATCTTCTTCGGGACGAAGTCGCCAGTGGCAGTCCAAGGGGCGCCCAACTCCAAGAGCTCATGTCCCAAGGCCTCTTCGTACCATCC GACGTCGTCCTCGGACTGATCAAAGAGAAGATAAACAAGGGAAAGGAGGACAAGGTCCCGGGGTTCCTGATCGACGGATACCCACGGGAACTTAGCCAAGGGCTTGAATTTGAGAAAGAA ATCGGGCCGGTGGACCTAGTGCTCTTCTTCGACGTGGCGAACGAGACTTTGACAAAGAGGTTACTGGGTCGTGCGGCCTCGTCGGGAAGAGTCGACGATAATGAGGAGACAATCAAGAAACGCATAGCAGTATTCAACGAGAAGAACGGGCCAATCGTGGAGCATTACAAGGACAAGGTTGTCAag ATAAATGCCGAGGGCGCGGTTGAGGACATCTTCGCCGAAGCGAGCAAAGCCATCGATGCCGTGAACAAGGTTTAG
- the LOC124182957 gene encoding pre-mRNA-splicing factor syf1 homolog, protein MMQREDSDGNSYIFNEEDLPYEEEILRNPYSVKHWQRYIDHLKSTKSINLNIVYERALKELPGSYKLWYNYLRQRVKQLKGRCVTDPLYEDVNNAFERALVFMHKMPRIWMDYCTLMTDQCYITRTRQVFDRSLRALPITQHHRVWPLYIGFLKKHNVYETAVRVFRRYLKLAPEDAEEYIEYLISTGRLDEAALKLAQIVNQDDFVSKHGKSNHQLWNELCDLISKNPTKIKSLNVDAIIRGGLRRYTDQLGPLWNSLADYYVRSGLFERARDIYEEAIQTVSTVRDFTQVFDAYAQFEELSLSKRMEDAAKNPNPTEEDDIELELRLARFEHLMERRLLLLNSVLLRQNPHNVQEWHKRVMLYEGQPHEIINTYTEAVQTVLPQQAVGKLHTLWVAFAKFYEENGQIADARVVFDKATHVAYTKVDDLASVWCEWAEMEIRHDNCKEALKLMHKATTMPSRKVAYHDETETVQMRLYKSLKVWSMYADLEESFGTFKTCKAVYDKIIDLKIATPQIIINYGLFLEENNYFEEAFRAYEKGIALFKWPNVYDIWNTYLTKFLKRYEGTKLERTRDLFEQCLEHCPPKYAKALYLLYAKLEEEHGLARHAMSVYERATSAVLPEERFEMFNIYIKKAADIYGVPKTRQIYEKAIEVLNEENTREMCLRFAEMETKLGEVDRARAIYAHCSQICDPRVTSNFWQVWKEFEVRHGNEDTMREMLRIKRSVQAMYNTQVNMMSAQMLNSATNLSIDDSAGTGDAMRLLDNKIPSTSTDAAVQPGFKDNIKFVRGVTEGAGRSERQVNNPDEIDIDMDDDSEDEEKEIEEDVPVEKQAIPSKVFGSLKATKEDEDD, encoded by the exons ATGATGCAGCGAGAGGATTCTGATGGGAATAGTTACATCTTC AATGAGGAGGATCTGCCTTACGAGGAGGAAATCCTGCGGAATCCTTACTCTGTTAAGCACTGGCAACGCTACATTGATCACTTGAAGAGCACGAAGAGCATTAACCTCAATATTGTCTATGAACGAGCCTTGAAGGAGCTGCCGGGAAG ctACAAGCTGTGGTATAACTACTTGCGTCAGAGGGTAAAACAGCTGAAGGGACGCTGCGTGACAGACCCGCTCTACGAGGATGTAAACAATGCTTTTGAACGAGCACTTGTATTCATGCACAAAATGCCTCGAATCTGGATGGACTATTGCACCCTGATGACCGATCAGTGTTACATCACGAGGACCCGTCAGGTATTCGATCGCTCGCTTCGGGCTCTTCCCATCACGCAGCATCATCGTGTCTGGCCACTTTACATTGGCTTCCTCAAGAAACACAATGTATATGAAACAGCTGTACGCGTCTTCAGGAGATATCTGAAG TTAGCTCCAGAAGATGCAGAGGAATACATAGAGTATTTGATATCGACGGGAAGACTGGACGAAGCTGCGCTCAAATTAGCCCAAATCGTAAACCAGGACGACTTTGTGTCAAAGCATGGTAAATCGAACCACCAGCTGTGGAACGAGCTCTGCGACCTTATATCAAAGAATCCTACCAAAATAAAATCCTTGAACGTTGATGCAATAATCAGAGGTGGATTGAGGCGATATACTGATCAGTTGGGTCCACTGTGGAATTCATTGGCTGATTATTACGTTCGTAGTGGCCTTTTTGAGCGC GCCAGAGATATCTACGAAGAAGCAATTCAGACAGTTTCCACTGTCAGGGACTTTACCCAAGTGTTTGATGCGTATGCCCAGTTTGAGGAACTCAGCCTCAGCAAGAGGATGGAGGATGCTGCCAAAAATCCCAATCCAACCGAAGAAG ATGACATTGAACTCGAACTTCGATTAGCAAGATTTGAACACCTCATGGAGAGAAGACTGTTGCTGCTGAACAGTGTGTTGCTTAGGCAAAATCCGCACAACGTTCAAGAATGGCACAAACGAGTCATGCTCTATGAGGGGCAACCTCATGAG ATAATCAACACGTATACAGAGGCTGTTCAAACGGTGTTGCCGCAACAGGCAGTTGGCAAGTTGCACACACTGTGGGTTGCGTTTGCCAAATTCTATGAAGAGAATGGACAGATCGCAGATGCCAGAGTTGTTTTCGATAAAGCGACGCACGTCGCATACACGAAGGTTGATGATCTTGCTTCCGTTTGGTGCGAGTGGGCCGAAATGGAGATCCGGCACGA CAATTGCAAAGAGGCCTTGAAGCTTATGCACAAGGCAACCACCATGCCCTCACGCAAAGTTGCGTATCACGACGAGACTGAGACCGTTCAAATGAGATTGTACAAGTCACTTAAAGTCTGGTCCATGTACGCTGATCTCGAGGAGAGCTTTGGTACATTCAAG ACATGCAAGGCTGTGTATGACAAGATCATAGATCTCAAAATTGCGACGCCGCAGATCATAATAAACTATGGTCTATTTTTGGAGGAGAATAACTATTTCGAGGAAGCCTTCAGG gcCTACGAAAAGGGTATTGCTCTGTTTAAGTGGCCAAATGTATATGACATATGGAACACGTACCTCACCAAATTCCTGAAAAGATACGAGGGAACGAAATTGGAAAGAACTCGCGATCTGTTTGAACAATGCTTGGAACATTGCCCACCAAAGTATGCGAAGG CCCTTTATTTGCTGTACGCGAAACTGGAAGAGGAACATGGCTTAGCAAGGCACGCGATGTCCGTATACGAGCGAGCGACTAGCGCTGTTTTACCAGAAGAAAGATTTGAG ATGTTCAACATATACATAAAGAAAGCCGCTGATATATACGGAGTGCCAAAGACGCGGCAGATCTATGAGAAGGCGATCGAAGTtctgaatgaagaaaatacgCGGGAGATGTGTCTCCGGTTTGCAGAGATGGAAACTAAGCTCGGTGAAGTCGATCGAGCGAGGGCGATTTACGCTCACTGCAGTCAAATATGCGATCCCCGG GTAACGTCTAATTTCTGGCAAGTTTGGAAAGAGTTTGAAGTCCGCCACGGCAATGAGGACACGATGCGGGAAATGCTGCGAATCAAGAGAAGCGTGCAAGCAATGTACAACACCCAAGTAAACATGATGTCAGCACAGATGCTTAACAGTGCGACAAATCTCTCTATCGATGACAGTGCTGGCACCGGTGACGCTATGCGACTTTTGGACAACAAGATACCCTCAACCAGTACAG ACGCTGCTGTGCAACCCGGATTCAAAGATAATATCAAATTTGTACGAGGAGTAACTGAAGGAGCTGGAAGGTCCGAACGTCAAGTGAACAATCCAGATGAAATAGACATTGACATGGACGACGACAGTGAAGATGaggagaaagaaattgaagagG ATGTACCGGTAGAGAAACAAGCCATTCCATCAAAAGTTTTTGGAAGCCTCAAGGCCACCaaagaggacgaggacgactaa